Proteins found in one Populus alba chromosome 14, ASM523922v2, whole genome shotgun sequence genomic segment:
- the LOC118041232 gene encoding cytochrome b561 and DOMON domain-containing protein At3g07570, which produces MVGWGILMIIGAIVARYFRQWDPLWFYLHICIQSLGFLLGIAGVICGIVLENRLGVDVSTHKGLGVFLLVLGCLQVMAFLARPEKSSKVRKYWNWYHYSAGRILIIFAVANVFYGIHLGGEGREWKGGYGGVLAILFVIALILEVRMWMRK; this is translated from the exons ATGGTCGGGTGGGGCATTTTGATGATAATCGGAGCAATAGTTGCTCGCTATTTCAGGCAATGGGATCCTTTGTGGTTCTACCTCCATATTTGTATTCAATCATTGGGATTTTTACTGGGAATAGCTGGTGTCATCTGCGGAATTGTCCTCGAAAATCGTCTTGGTGTTGATGTCTCCACCCACAAGGGTCTTGGGGTCTTCCTTCTTGTTCTTGGATGCCTtcag GTGATGGCATTTTTGGCTCGACCAGAGAAGTCGTCGAAGGTAAGGAAGTATTGGAATTGGTACCACTACAGCGCGGGGAGGATTTTGATTATATTTGCAGTAGCAAATGTCTTCTATGGAATCCATTTAGGTGGAGAGGGACGTGAATGGAAGGGTGGCTATGGAGGTGTTCTTGCTATCTTGTTTGTAATTGCTCTTATTTTGGAGGTGAGAATGTGGATGAGAAAATGA